Proteins encoded by one window of Anopheles maculipalpis chromosome 2RL, idAnoMacuDA_375_x, whole genome shotgun sequence:
- the LOC126557125 gene encoding myb-like protein AA isoform X1, which produces MSAGSNKLDKKLTASSATLSDKDPRDISNNGFNRFDPKYVSIGPKAIRNTVNNVTANVNKCATLRHGGRYGGSLSVSAGMGAGGGGGHHAVAGLGSARSGTSPSPNLKNVQQPMLSQSQTQQYKQHHPDRQLSSSGGTTSIMTVDGGSDRTEQKLAISTVSKEYSQQSYSCATLPYKKPGSGYTETTTAPATVTTSILKKESNLDNQHNQRYAPTVYSIDTSAYHHQREGSGGGGFHHHSQSSHHQQSLAQQTQQLQQYHQQQQQQQQQQQQQQQQQQQTHHRSLSSTNQLYQETGAGSVFASPPPSIASTATTRSNVSIINQPLPDIPTSAGGGGSSSTAGNSIKNSQQPLCAATLNQYRSLQRPHKQHTGSSGLSALTTSTGLGKPTIPPKVTPPMLPPKNRHKDESQYQSKSAAMASGGSVVTPPPLPSSRPQQPLPQPPPPPPTQAQHHHHSQAGGQHAKSSYGGMSISSNFNAIQQQLQNQLHFKQYHQLTQQPWQREQLPQQSGANVTSSGTFGNYDRQQATSLSSTSRNRSYSGGSSSIDQPLPSHPKPSNIEKAKSHHHSSSGATPVPSGGGSMVANYQTLPKNHHHHHYPQQQQQQQAPQQQQQQQYLQQGQSSSFGSTSSAGQHQPQPKSILSKTRPNETREREQREREREQRERDRERDRDHHRERDRDHRDRDRERDRDRDRERDRDRDRDKDRDRDRDRHQDRDRERNRDREHRDRDRDRDRDREHRDHRDREREKEQDRDRDRDRTERSHHHRSSHEYHHDSSHGTQANSKNPNVYYRSLQRGGLQANNDLYSVTEL; this is translated from the exons ATGTCTGCAGGCAGCAATAAGCTAG ATAAGAAACTGACAGCATCATCTGCAACACTTTCCGACAAAGATCCGCGCGACATCTCCAACAATGGCTTCAATCGCTTCGACCCGAAATATGTCAGCATAGGACCCAAAGCAATCCGCAACACGGTCAACAACGTAACGGCAAATGTAAACAAGTGTGCGACGCTGCGTCACGGCGGACGTTACGGTGGTTCGCTTAGTGTTAGTGCCGGAAtgggtgctggtggtggtggtggtcatcACGCGGTAGCCGGCCTGGGTAGTGCCCGGTCGGGCACAAGCCCTAGCccgaatctcaaaaatgttcaGCAGCCAATGCTGAGCCAAAGCCAAACACAGCAATACAAGCAACACCATCCGGATCGTCAGCTGTCGTCATCGGGTGGCACAACTTCCATAATGACCGTTGACGGTGGATCGGACCGTACCGAGCAAAAGCTTGCCATTTCTACCGTGTCGAAAGAGTACAGCCAGCAATCCTATTCGTGTGCTACACTGCCGTACAAGAAGCCCGGAAGTGGCTACACCGAAACAACGACTGCACCGGCCACGGTAACCACATCGATACTGAAGAAGGAAAGCAATCTTGATAATCAACATAACCAACGTTACGCTCCAACGGTGTATAGCATCGACACTTCTGCCTATCACCATCAGAGGGAAggcagcggtggtggtggttttcatcatcattcacaATCCTCACATCATCAGCAATCGCTGGCACAGCAAACTCAGCAACTACAACAGtatcaccaacagcagcaacagcagcagcagcagcagcaacaacaacagcagcaacagcagcaaacacatcACAGATCGCTGTCCAGCACAAATCAGTTGTATCAGGAAACGGGAGCCGGCTCAGTATTCGCTAGCCCACCACCATCGATTGCGTCAACTGCAACGACGCGTTCCAATGTGTCGATCATTAATCAACCGCTGCCGGACATACCGACCAgtgctggcggtggtggcaGTAGCAGCACGGCGGGCAATTCGATCAAAAACAGCCAACAGCCACTGTGTGCTGCTACACTGAATCAGTACCGTTCGCTGCAACGACCCCACAAACAGCATACCGGTAGCAGCGGGCTGTCCGCCCTAACGACCTCAACGGGACTCGGCAAACCCACTATTCCACCAAAGGTGACCCCACCGATGTTGCCGCCGAAGAATCGCCACAAAGACGAATCACAGTACCAGAGTAAGTCGGCAGCAATGGCGTCGGGCGGATCCGTCGTAACCCCCCCTCCACTGCCATCCTCAAGGCCACAACAACCATTACCtcaaccaccaccgccaccaccaacacaagcgcaacaccatcaccacagtCAGGCCGGCGGACAGCATGCCAAATCTTCTTACGGTGGCATGAGTATATCGAGCAATTTCAATGccatccagcagcagctgcagaaTCAGCTTCATTTCAAGCAGTACCATCAACTTACCCAGCAACCGTGGCAACGGGAACAGTTACCACAGCAGTCTGGGGCGAACGTTACGAGCAGTGGTACCTTTGGTAATTACGATCGACAGCAAGCGACCAGTCTCAGTTCTACCAGTCGCAATCGTTCATACTCGGGAGGAAGTAGCAGCATCGATCAGCCACTACCATCGCACCCGAAACCGAGCAATATTGAGAAGGCCAAGAGCCATCACCATTCGTCGTCCGGTGCTACACCGGTGCCCAGTGGAGGTGGATCAATGGTGGCGAATTATCAGACGCTTCCGAaaaatcaccatcatcatcattatccgcagcagcagcagcaacagcaagcgccacagcaacaacagcaacaacagtacCTACAACAAGGTCAATCGAGTTCGTTCGGTTCTACGAGCAGTGCTGGGCAACATCAGCCACAACCGAAGAGCATCCTCAGCAAAACACGTCCCAACGAAACGCGCGAACGGGAACAGCGTGAGCGTGAAAGAGAGCAACGGGAAAGGGACCGAGAACGGGACCGTGATCATCATCGTGAACGAGATCGAGATCACCGCGATCGAGATCGAGAACGGGATCGAGACAGAGATCGCGAAAGGGATCGAGACCGTGATCGGGACAAGGATCGGGATCGTGATCGTGACCGGCATCAAGATAGAGACCGGGAACGAAACAGAGACCGCGAACACCGTGATCGGGATCGGGACCGCGATAGGGATCGAGAGCACCGCGACCATCGGGATCGTGAGCGAGAAAAGGAACAGGACCGTGACCGTGACCGTGACCGTACCGAACGTAGTCACCATCATCGATCTAGCCATGAGTATCATCACGACTCAAGCCATGGTACGCAGGCGAACAGCAAAAATCCGAACGTGTACTACCGCTCGCTGCAGCGTGGCGGACTGCAAGCTAACAATGATCTGTACTCGGTGACAGAATTGTGA
- the LOC126557125 gene encoding protein tweety-2-like isoform X2 encodes MQYGNVIMEHHQPAPSFLVQLLHSVPHINITLHRVNDTFNPNSTVYTESLGILASIPAALLIISLVFLLLYLLTRCCDRKPRKPKSHGCQKCTLIFFAIICCAAIGLGLYGNDDLHNGVLQIFGSGRKIEQLILNVRNQTEMVKHNLKSKVVLSELEQIFEQPPHRPNVTALYMLHDTVKMAKDNTTYAINALETIVYLTRPAYTDITLKSLLDTYEFYEELRWPITLGFLTFLLLLCIILMIGATRSSRCALIFFSVCGLLAVTVCWLLSGIYLASAVALGDFCMKPNDFICSHPKLKDVQYTYCSTVGTNRYVLRLNESKVHVDRAKESLETVNNIGMELYPGIQISSKVNKINGELDDSKRQLTALSVMLDRRTVAEHYADATRSLCEGGLLGLTLMLLASLVSAAILSLLVCVDSHTWIYLTKKRPGYEDKAETTPLFPAGANASPAAPIIASGTMTINRTLLHAQTATSNGSTAGVGAGAGTGTLIPSSGRNGTTHGMRGFASYSGDESPPPDYNVVVHDNNRASGHHTLGRLPSQHAPMMGPNNGKYATLSKQCKTLESNDFY; translated from the exons ATGCAGTACGGAAACGTGATCATGGAGCATCATCAGCCTGCACCGTCGTTTCTGGTGCAGCTGCTGCATTCGGTACCGCACATCAACATTACGCTGCACCGGGTCAACGATACGTTTAATCCGAACAGCACCGTTTACACCGAG AGCCTTGGCATACTGGCGTCAATACCGGCCGCGCTGCTGATCATTTCGCTCGTATTTCTGCTGCTGTACTTGCTGACGCGTTGCTGCGATCGGAAACCGCGTAAGCCCAAGTCGCACGGCTGCCAAAAGTGCACGCTGATCTTTTTCGCCATCATTTGCTGTGCGGCGATCGGTCTCGGGCTGTACGGCAACGATGATCTGCATAATGGTGTGCTGCAGATCTTCGGCTCCGGTCGCAAGATCGAGCAGCTGATACTGAACGTACGAAATCAG ACGGAAATGGTGAAGCATAACCTGAAATCGAAGGTGGTCCTATCGGAGCTGGAGCAAATCTTCGAACAACCGCCCCACCGGCCGAATGTAACCGCCCTCTACATGCTGCACGATACGGTTAAGATGGCGAAGGATAATACGACCTACGCGATCAATGCACTGGAAACGATCGTCTATCTTACGCGCCCTGCGTATACGGACATTACATTAAAAAGTTTGCTGGAT ACGTACGAGTTTTACGAGGAGCTTCGGTGGCCCATTACGCTCGGCTTTCTTACCTTCCTCTTGCTGTTGTGCATCATCCTGATGATTGGTGCGACGCGAAGTTCACGTTGCGCCCTGATCTTTTTCAGCGTTTGCGGGCTGCTAGCCGTCACCGTGTGCTGGCTGCTGTCCGGCATCTACTTGGCTAGTGCCGTCGCCCTGGGTGACTTCTGCATGAAACCGAACGACTTCATATGCAGCCAT CCAAAGCTAAAAGATGTCCAGTATACGTACTGCAGCACCGTTGGTACCAATCGGTATGTGTTGCGTTTGAACGAATCGAAAGTACACGTGGATCGCGCTAAAGAGTCCTTGGAGACAGTGAACAACATCGGCATGGAGTTGTATCCGGGCATACAGATTAGCTCCAAAGTGAACAAAATCAACGGCGAGCTCGATGACAGTAAACGCCAGCTGACGGCCCTCTCGGTTATGCTGGACCGTCGCACCGTGGCCGAGCACTATGCGGATGCAACAAGAAGCTTGTGCGAAGGTGGTCTGCTTGGACTCACTTTAATGCTGCTGGCCAGCTTAGTTTCCGCAGCCATTTTAAGCTTGCTGGTTTGTGTCGATTCGCACACATGGATTTATCTAACGAAAAA ACGACCGGGTTACGAGGATAAGGCGGAAACGACTCCACTATTTCCGGCTGGTGCAAACGCATCACCGGCAGCACCAATCATCGCTTCCGGCACGATGACGATCAATCGAACGCTGCTGCACGCACAAACCGCTACGAGCAATGGATCGACGGCTGGAGTCGGTGCCGGAGCGGGCACCGGCACGCTCATCCCGTCCAGTGGTCGAAACGGCACCACACATGGAATGCGCGGGTTTGCATCCTATAGTGGCGATGAATCACCGCCACCAGATTATAACGTTGTGGTGCATGATAACAACAG AGCATCTGGACATCATACTCTTGGGCGACTACCATCGCAACACGCTCCTATGATGGGACCGAATAACGGCAAATACGCCACCCTAAGTAAACAGTGCAAAACACTCGAATCGAATGATTTCTACTGA